The Chordicoccus furentiruminis DNA window CCGTCCGTCCGCGCGGGATCCGGGCGGGAGGGAAAGGCGGCAGTTCTTTCGGTTTCGCCGGGGCGTGTGCTCCGCGGCACGGTGCTGTATGCGCTGGCGGCTTTCGTCATCGCGCTGCCGATTGCGGTCTTCGTCGTGATCAACGCGCTGGATCTTCCGGCGGTTCATCTCGGACGCGTCACGATTCCGAGGCTGGATTTCAACCGTTTTACGGCGATTACCAGCGCGAACGGATCGTTTTTTGCCAACTGCCGCTCCAATCTGGCGGGTTCTTTCCGGATTCTTCTGCATCAGACGGACGGTATGCCGCTGAACGCGGTCAGCGGATACGGAATTTACTACTTCTTCTCACTGCCGTTTATCGTGTACGGGCTGGCTGTGTCTCTGGCGAAGCGGCGCGGACAGCTCTTCGACCGGATTGCGCTGGCGAATCTGATCGCGGCGGGCGCTGTATGCGCGATGACGCAGCCGAACATCAACCGGATCAACGCGCTTTGGCTGCCTCTTCTATATTATATGACGGTGGGAATCGTCAGTCTGGCCGAAGACCGGAGGCTCTTCGCCGCCGTGATCGCCTGCTGTTACATCCTCTCTTTCGCCGCCTTCACACGCAGCTACGCGGGCGGCTATCAGGAGAGTATCCGGCGTGTCGATGCGGAGGGGATCGACCGGGCGGTGGCCTCGCTGACGGCGGAGGACAGGGATGTCTACATCACGGATCAGATTAACAGCGTTTATATTTACTATCTGTTTTACGGGAAAATCAGTCCGCGGACGTATCTTGCGGAGCGTGAGATTCCGGAGAAGCATGTGATGTTTCAGAAGGTGACGCGGATCGGGCGGGTGCATTTCCAGACGAAGACGACGCTTGAGAAGGGGCAGACCGCCGTCGTGCTGGACGGGACGGATGTTTCCTGCGAGGGAGGGCGCGCTGAGACGGAGCGGTACGGTTCGTTCCTTGTGGTCCGCTGCCGGTGATGCCGTTTCTGGCGGAACATGCAATCGGATGCCCGTACGTCGCGGAAGGATGCCCGTTTCGCCGGGACATGCATCCGGATGTCCTTTGGTGGGGAGAACAGGACTCCGGCGGCTGAAAAGGGTACGTTCAGATAGCGCTGAAAAACAGCAAAAATAAACCGGACTGCCAATATGAGGGGTGTGACAGCCCGGGATTCGGATACTGGTTGCAACAGTATCCTCAACCAGAAGTATAGCACACTTTTTATTTTAGTTCTCAAAAAACTTTCTGTTTCACAAAAAATCCACAATTTGTACAGTTGTACACTCTGTCAACGAGCAGGCCGGTTTCCGGATGCGGCCGGATCCGCATGCCGGAGATTCGGAAGAATGAATCTGAAAAAATGCATAGCCTGACCGGGAGAGCGCATTTGACACCCATCATTCACTATTGTAGAATCGACCTGTATCTTTTATGAACCGGTTTTATATGGAAATGCAGGTGGCATGAGACGAGGAGCCGTCCGGATCATCAGAGCGCTGGTGTTCCTTCTTATTTTTAGTTATCTTTTTATCCATCTGACGTACGCGAAGCGTCCCGTGCTCGGTAACTCGCGGGACACAATCAGCGGATTCTACGCCCAGAAGAAAGATTCGATCGATATGGTTCTGATGGGTAACAGCGGCGGCATGGCCGCTTACATGCCCATGCAGGCTTTTGAGCAATACGGCTACGCCTCTTACAATTTCTGTGTCAACGATATGGCAATCGAGACCTATGCGTTCGGGCTCCGTGAGATTCTGAAGACGCAGCATCCGAAGGTGATTCTGATCGATGTGCGGCCCTTCCTGACGGACGGTTCCATGAAGGCGTATGTCCGTGACGGCGCGGAGGAGGATATTGCGTTCAACACGGACGCGTTCCGCTATTCGATGAATCGTTTCCGTTTTCTCTGGAAATGTCTGCCGCATACGTCTTCCATGCTTCCTTATGTCTTTGATCTGGCGATTTATCACAAGGAACCGCTGAATCCGGCCAACTGGAACAGCGCGTATCCGGTGCTGGGCCGGGGGTATTCCGCTTTCTTCGATGTGATGAAGGTAGAAGAGCTTGACCAGCCCACAGATGAAATCCGATCGCTGGATACGTACACTTCAGGTGTGCTGGATGATCTTCTGAAAGAGTGCAGGCAGGCGGAAAAACAGACAAAGATACTGTTTTTCTATCTTCCCTATGCGCACTATGACCCGAACGGCGATGCCCTCGTGATGCTGAATACGGTCCGGGAGCGGGTGGAGATGGCGGGCTTTGATCTTTTCGACACGCAGCAGGATATCAGGGAAATCGGGCTGGATATCACCAGGGATTATGTCAACCCGGCACATTTGAATGCTTACGGCGCCCAGAAGCTGACCGCGTGGCTGGCGTCCCGGCTGAAGGAGCGCTACGCACTGCCGGATCACCGGGGAGAGGCGGCGTATCAGGACTGGACGTCGGATCTTCCGGCCTGGCACGATCAGGTGGCGGCGGATGAGAAACAGTTCGACGAGGCGTACGCGTCGCTGAAGTAAAGGTTTCGGGAAAGGCAGCCGCGGTCCCGTCCCGCGCGGGGCGTGCCCCGCACATGAGGGGAACCCGGATCAGATGTTTCGGCGTTCCGGGCGCGTCAATGGGACGTGTCCCGTACCGTTTTCTTCCAAGGATAGAGGATGAATATGACACTTTTTTCACTGCCGTTTCTTCTCCTGATGCTGATCGCGTACGCACTCTATTATCTGCTTCCGCGGCGCTTCCAGTGGTGCGTGCTGCTCGGGACGAGCGCGGTCTTTTTCTACAGTATGGGCGGACTGCGGGCCTGCGCGGTGCTCGCGGCGTCGATTCTGATTTCATGGGCGGGCGCGTTCCGGATGGGAAGGCTGGCCGGTCGTCAGAAGAGCGAGCTGGCCCGAACCGGCGCGGACGGCGCGCCGCTCTCCCGCGAAGAAAAGAAGGCGGTGAAGGAAGCGTACCGGAAGAAGCGGCAGCGGACGCTTGTATTTTCCCTGATCATCTGCTTCACGGTTCTGTTCGTTCCGAAGTTCGGCGCGTTTACGGTGCGGAACCTCAATGCCGCCGCCGGCGCGCTTCATATCGGACACGCTCTCGCGGTCCCGGATATTCTTCTGCCGCTGGGCATTTCCTTCTATACGTTTCAGCTGACCGGCTATCTGATTGATGTGTACAAGGAGCGGACCGAAGCCGAGGGAAATCTTTTCCGTTATGCTTTGTTCGCCTCGTATTTTCCCCAGATGATTCAGGGACCGATCAGCAAGCACAGCCAGCTGGCGCCGCAGCTTTTTACGCCTCACGAGTACGACGAGACGGCTTTCCGGGAGGGCTTGCTCCGGCTGCTCTGGGGCTATTTCAAGAAGATGGTGATCTGCGCCAACGTATCGGTCCTTTCCAACGAGATCATCGGCCAGTTCGACGCGAAGGGATACGCGGGATTTACGGTCTTCACCGGCGTGCTGCTCTACGGCGTGCAGATGTACGCGGATTTTTCCGGCGGCATCGATATCATCATGGGGATCTCTGAGCTCTTCGGTATCCGTCTGACGGAGAATTTCCGCTCGCCCTACATGGCGACGACGATTTCGGACTTCTGGCAGCGCTGGCATATTTCGCTCGGGCACTGGATGCGTGATTATCTGTTCTATCCGATCGCGCTCTCGAAACCGTTTTCGAGGATGGCCCGGCGGATGAAGAAGCGGATCGGACCGTATTACGGCAAGATCATGCCCGCGACGATCGCTTCCTTTGTGATCTTCCTGCTGGTCGGGCTCTGGCACGGCGCGTCATGGCGTTATGTCGCCTTCGGTCTGTATCAGGCAACCTTCACTTCTCTCGATTCCGTCTTCGAGCGTACGGCGGAGAAGACGAGAGGCGTCCTCCGGATCGACGGGGCGAGCTTCTCGTGGCGGCTTTTCCAGATCCTGAGGACGGCCGCGCTGGTGACAGTGGGCCGCTACTTCGACTGCGCGGCTTCTCTCAGGACGGCGCTCCGGATGCTGAAGGCTACCTTCACGACGTTCAACCCGACGGTCTTCCTCGACGGAAGCTTCCTGCAGATGGGACTCGATCCCGGAACCTTCCGGTTCACGATGCTGCTGATCGTCTTTCTGATCGCCGTCGATGTCTTTAATGAGAAGGGACTCGTGTTCCGGGAACTGTTCGCGAAGCAGGGCATTGTCTTCCGGTGGATGGTCTACCTGACCGCGATCTTCGCCGTGCTGGTCTTCGGCGCGTGGGGGCCGGGGTACAACGCGGCGGCGTTTATCTACCAGCAAATCTGAAAGAGGGGAAGAGGCGATGAGCCGTTGGGAATCGAGATGTCTTGACTGGATGGACCGCCATCTGACAGAGATCGTACTGTGTCTGGTGCTGGTTCTTTCCTTTGCGATCCGCGTGAGCAACCGGACTTTTGTCTCGAAGGACGTGCAGAAGTACCTGCTGCCCTGGTATCAGGAAATCAGCCGGGGCGGGGGGCTCGCCTCTCTGAGACATCAGACGGGCAACTACAACGTTCTTTACCAGACCGCGATCGCGCTGATGACCTATCTTCCGATGAATCCGCTGACGAAGTACAAGGCGCTCTCCATTCTGTTCGATTATGTTCTGGCAGCCGGGACGGGTGTGCTGGCCGTGATGGGAACGCGCCGGCCGGATTCCGCCTCCGCTCTTCCCGTTTCCGGACGCCGGAGGGGGCGGATCGGTTTTCCACTCTCCGGTCCGGAAGGCCGGAGCATGACGGCGGCGGTCTGTCTCTGCCTTCTGACGCCGACGGTGATTTTCAATTCTTCGCTCTGGGCCCAGTGCGACGCGATCTATACCGCCTTCATCGTCTGGTCGATGGCGGATCTCTATGACGGGGCTTACGGCCGCTCGCTTCTTCTTCTCGGCATCTCCTTCGCGTGGAAGCTTCAGGCGATCCTGATCCTTCCGTTCTATCTCGCCGTCTGGCTGTACCGGAAACGGTTTTCGATTTTCTGGTTTCTCCTGGTTCCGGCCGTGATGCTGGCGGCTTCGCTGCCGGCCGTGCTGATGGGGCGGCCGGTGACGGAAGCGTTTTTGATCTACGCGAAGCAGACGACGGAGTTTCCGGTGATGACGGCCCGCTTCCCGAATATCTGGCAGCTCTTTGGCGGCTCCTATGACGTGCTCCACCGGGGCGCGGTGCTGGGGGCGGCGGCTGCGCTGGCGCTTTTGATCCTCGCGCTGGGCCGCCGCCGCGATCTGCTGGAGACGCCGGAGGGATTCCTCGCCACCGCGGCGCTTTTTGTCTGGACCGCGGTGCTGATCCTGCCGGGCATGCATGACCGGTACGCGTATCTGCTGGATATCCTGCTGCTCGTTCTCACGGTCCGAAAGCCCCGCGCATTCGGTGCTTTTTTCACGGTGGCGGTATCCGAGAGCCTTCTGTCCTACAGCGGGTATCTGTTCGATCAGGTCTTTGACCTGCGGCTGGCCGCTGCGGCCTATCTCGCCGCTTACGGCGCGTTTGTCGGACTGCATTTTCTGAAACCCGCGTGTCCGGAAGAATCTTCGCATTGTGCGGGCGGACCGGACGTGCTACAATAACACAATTACACTTCGTTCCGGACAGGCGCAGCGTCAGATGCGGTCGGAGGATCGGACAAAGACGGCGGCCACCGGGCCGCGTAACAAAGTCAGGAGGTAGAAAGATGGATGAACTGATGAAGATTCTTGAGGAAGCAAGACCGGATGTGGACTTTCACAAGGAAAAGAAACTGATTGACGACGAAATTCTGGATTCCTTCGATATTATCTCGATCGTCGGGGACATCAATGATACGTTCGATGTCAGCATCAGCGCGGATGAACTGCTTCCCGAAAATTTCAATTCCGCGGAGGCGATCTGGGATCTGATCCGGAAGATGAAGGAGCAGGCGTAAGACGGGATGAACCTGGCCTTTTTCTTCAACAGCGTGATGCTGGGCGCAGGGCTCGCGATGGACGCGTGCTCTGTCTCGATGGCCGACGGTCTCGGCGATCCGGGGATGAGCCGCAGGCGGATGACGATCATTGCGGGAACCTTCGCCGGGTTTCAGTTTCTGATGCCGGTGCTGGGCTGGTTCTTCGTCCGGATGGCGGCTTCGTACTTCCGTGTGTTCGAGACATGCATTCCGTGGATCGCGCTCGTCCTGCTCTGTCTGATCGGCGGCGGCATGCTGCGGGACGGCGTGCGCTGCCGCCGGTGCGCGGAGCCGGCGGTGTCGAGGCTCGGCGCCCGGACGCTGTTTCTGCAGGGAGTTGCGAC harbors:
- a CDS encoding glycosyltransferase family 39 protein, which encodes MKRRGWYTAVVCLILLTGVAARIAWIGGMPAGLNQDEASIGYEAYALVHDGIDRNGQSWPVHLIAWGSGQNALYAYLLIPFIRLLGCTPLAVRLPMALIGCLSLAVVWLLIRSLLPSGYGRPLALLLFAVNPWHIMKSRWGLESNLFPDLVLYAAVFLYFGIKRGKRRYAALSAVLLGLSAYAYGTSYLYIPAVILAAFLLFLIPSVRAGSGREGKAAVLSVSPGRVLRGTVLYALAAFVIALPIAVFVVINALDLPAVHLGRVTIPRLDFNRFTAITSANGSFFANCRSNLAGSFRILLHQTDGMPLNAVSGYGIYYFFSLPFIVYGLAVSLAKRRGQLFDRIALANLIAAGAVCAMTQPNINRINALWLPLLYYMTVGIVSLAEDRRLFAAVIACCYILSFAAFTRSYAGGYQESIRRVDAEGIDRAVASLTAEDRDVYITDQINSVYIYYLFYGKISPRTYLAEREIPEKHVMFQKVTRIGRVHFQTKTTLEKGQTAVVLDGTDVSCEGGRAETERYGSFLVVRCR
- a CDS encoding MBOAT family O-acyltransferase; translated protein: MNMTLFSLPFLLLMLIAYALYYLLPRRFQWCVLLGTSAVFFYSMGGLRACAVLAASILISWAGAFRMGRLAGRQKSELARTGADGAPLSREEKKAVKEAYRKKRQRTLVFSLIICFTVLFVPKFGAFTVRNLNAAAGALHIGHALAVPDILLPLGISFYTFQLTGYLIDVYKERTEAEGNLFRYALFASYFPQMIQGPISKHSQLAPQLFTPHEYDETAFREGLLRLLWGYFKKMVICANVSVLSNEIIGQFDAKGYAGFTVFTGVLLYGVQMYADFSGGIDIIMGISELFGIRLTENFRSPYMATTISDFWQRWHISLGHWMRDYLFYPIALSKPFSRMARRMKKRIGPYYGKIMPATIASFVIFLLVGLWHGASWRYVAFGLYQATFTSLDSVFERTAEKTRGVLRIDGASFSWRLFQILRTAALVTVGRYFDCAASLRTALRMLKATFTTFNPTVFLDGSFLQMGLDPGTFRFTMLLIVFLIAVDVFNEKGLVFRELFAKQGIVFRWMVYLTAIFAVLVFGAWGPGYNAAAFIYQQI
- a CDS encoding acyl carrier protein gives rise to the protein MDELMKILEEARPDVDFHKEKKLIDDEILDSFDIISIVGDINDTFDVSISADELLPENFNSAEAIWDLIRKMKEQA
- a CDS encoding manganese efflux pump MntP, coding for MNLAFFFNSVMLGAGLAMDACSVSMADGLGDPGMSRRRMTIIAGTFAGFQFLMPVLGWFFVRMAASYFRVFETCIPWIALVLLCLIGGGMLRDGVRCRRCAEPAVSRLGARTLFLQGVATSIDALSVGFTIAEYGMDAALTASLIIAAVTFWLCVGGLLIGKRFGTKLAGRASILGGCILIVIGAEIFLSNL